GTCACTTTAAGACGGCTCCTAAGGGGGGATCTTGGAAGAGAAGGCCTTGCAAGTGATGAACTCATGGAAGTGTTAGACTTATGTTTAGAGTGCAAAGGCTGTAAAACAGAGTGCCCATCTCACGTAGATATGGCGAAAATGAAATCGGAAGTTCTTTATCAGAGGAATCTAAAGAAGGGCGTTTCATTAAGAGACAATCTTTTTGGAAAAATAGGCGATCTTTCAAAGTTTGCTTCTCTTTTTCCAAAAACTTCTAACAAACTTAAAAGTAAACCCTTTATTAAAGAGTTTTTGAATAAAATCGGGCTCACACCCTATCGTCCTTTACCAGATTTTGCTATCACTCGTTTTTCAAAACTTGCTAAAAAAAGAAACACCCCTTCTCGTGATAAAACTCAAATTGTTCTTTTTAATGATACCTTTAATGAATTCTATTGCCCTGAAATAGGCATGAGCCTTCTTTCTTTATTTGATAAAATGGAAGTCGATGTCATCATTCCAAGCTATAGTTGCTGCGGGAGAACTTTAATTTCCAAGGGCCTCTTGGAAGACGCTTTAAAAAAAGCCAAAAAATTGGTTGAAACCTTTTATCCTTATGCTGAAAAAGGAATCCCGATTGTCGGCATAGAGCCAAGCTGCATCCTGACTTTAAAAGAAGATCTGGTCTCTTTAGCCGGCAATAAAGCTCCCCATTTGATAGAGCCTTTAAAGCAAATTGCTTCTGTATCGATGACCCTAAGTGAATTTCTTGTGAAACATTTGAAATCAGAACCACATCTTTTAAAACCGCTTTCCTTATCAAAACTTGAGGTCTTTATTCACGGACACTGTCATGAGAAGGCTCTTTTAGGGATGCATCCGGAGCTTGAGGTCCTTTCCTATTTCCCATTTATCCATCCAAAAATCATCCCTTCTGGCTGCTGCGGGATGGCGGGTTCCTTTGGGTATGAAAAAGAGCATTTTGATCTATCCCTGAAAATCGGCAATCTTGTTCTATTGCCTTACATCGAAAAGCTAAATGATGATGCCATCCTTTTAGCCAATGGTTTCTCTTGCAGAAATCAAATAAGCTTTGGGACTCAAAAAAAAGCTCTTCATTTGGGTGAAGTTCTTAATATTTTAACTTCATGAATAACTAAAGTTGGAAAAGATCAAACCTGTTAGACCCGATTCTACTCATATTGTTCGAACCCCAAAAACGATTTTCGTGTATTTTTGCCAAAGAATTTCCCGGAGCATCTTTTAATTTAGGAAAAAGAGCATAGAAAGAAACGCCATTGGCATTAAATAGAATGATTTTTTCCTTAGTATTAGGGCCAAAAGATTTTGTGGATTTTATTTCTCCCTTCTCAAATCCTGCCGCTTGACCTGTAACAAAAACTTCCACCCTGATACCAAAAGCTTCTGCAAATAACTCAAGCTCAAGCTCGCCTAAATCAAAGTCTGTTATCTCACTTTGACCCGGCCTTAGTTTTACAGCAAGACCTTGAAGATGCTCGGCATATTGTTCCACTGTCCAACCGGCTTTAGATCTCCCTGTAAGACGAGTGTGCTCGCTCACTTTTTCTTGCCAAGCCTTTCTATTTTGAGTAAGAAAAGTGAGAAGCGCCTCTTTAATCCAATTGGGGTTGATCTGTTTTTTTTGATTGGCTCCCTGAAATAGGGAAATCGCTAGGGCTGAGAAAAGACACCCCGTCGCCTTTGGACCTGTTGGTACTTCCACATGAATCACATGAAAATGGCCTTGAAGCTGGCCAAGAGCTTTTTCTGCATTTTTATCCAAAACAAGGTTGACCTTTGTTGCAGCCTTAATATAAAGGCCGTTATAAATCCCCTCCCACGTTAGAGAAAGAAGCTTTTTAGTTGACTCAATCACTGCTATTGCTTGTGCATCAAGGGTTGCAATGATTGGAAAATCGATTAAATTCCATTCAATAAGAGGCTCTTTTGCAACAATTGCTTCACACCCTTTATAGAAAGGCTCTTTCGTTTCATCGGTTGCAAAATCGTTCCACTTTAAATTTATAACATCCTTATAGCGCTCTTTAATAAGGAAGGCTATTTCATGTATCAATTCCTCGGCAACCCTAAAGAGTTCCCTATTTTTAGGGACTTCTTTTATTTTTCTTGCTTTTTGCAAAGCAAGGTCATCCTCCGGGATTAATCTTTCCAAAAGGAGGATTTTAAAAGCTTCAATCAATTCTTTGGATTCAAGCTGATGAAGAGCTCTCTTGCAGCCTACAGGGTCTACTCCCATAGTAAGCTCCGGGATATTAATAGGTGAGAAGTCATCCAAGTTTTTAAAGAGAATAGTGACCTGTCCCTTTTCATCTTTGACTTTATAGGGCCTAGAGGAAGCGACTGATAGCTCCCTATTATTTAAAATTAGTTTTTCATTACCGCTGCAATCGGTATCTAAAGCTCCGGCATCAATTATAAGAAAGGCCATATATTTATAGATAGCCATGAGGTTATCTTTATACTTTAGTTCAGCGCCTAAACCTTCAACCTCTTGAAGTTCTTCGATCATCTTGCAACTATTATTGAAGCGGATGCCGATTCCCTGAGATTCAAGATGGGGTAATTCAGAGTCTACTGTCCAATCAAAGACAGAACTTATAAGCTCTGGCATTGTTGCTTTGTTGTTAACATGGGTTCCTTGAGTCGTCTTAGTAACTTTTGGAATCCATCGACCCCCTTCAAATACGGGCTTCACAATCTCACGGTATTTGCCATCGATATTAAGAGGCTCATCCGGGCCTCCTTTATAAGCGGAAGGAATCCACTCCGTTGTAAACTTACTTTCCTTTGGGAGCGTCTCACCTTTTCTTTTGTTTTCAACAAGCTCTAAAAGCTTGGTCCTCAATTCTTGATTTTTCTCTTCCAAATGTAAATAGGTTGAAGAGGGAAGAGGTCTTGTAAATTGATCTACGGAGAGGTTAAGTCGATAGCATTCTTGTATAAAACCGGCAAGCTTTGCGTCATAGATCATGGCTAATGGTTCTTTCTTTTGAGCTGCTTGCAAAACTGAAGCTTCAATATTTTTACAAGCTATACGGTTTTCTTGGTTTAGTTCCTCTATTTTATAGTTTTCTATATTATTGAGCAGCAAACCGAAAAGTCCCAAAGTCAAAACATTTAAAAAAAAGATGCCTATCGCTTTTAAAATAAGGATAGCGACATTCGTTGTTTTCTCAACTTCTATATAGCTATACTTAGAAAAATTAGAGATGGGAAAAGCGGCATTCATTTTTGCCACAAGTTGTTTTGGAGGATCTTGTGAAGCGGCATTTAAATCCATAAAAGCCGCGGCAAGTTTCCCTTCATTCAATTCAATGGGATAGCATGCTTTATATAGGTTTATGGCTTCTCTCACATTCGGGTTGCTGTCCAAATAATTTTGAGGATCAGGAACCAAGCAAGGATAGTTTTGAGAAAAGGGAGGAATTAAATTTTCAAAGGACATAAATACCTAAAATAAATTCGATTGTCTTGGATACGAGAAAGAAGACCATTGATTATATTCAATATTATTATTAGCACCCCAATAAAGGTTTGCAAATTGCAAGGCTGCTTGTTCAGGTGTCCTGACCATTCCGATCGGTTTTTTTACCATTGGAAAAAGAGCATAAAAAGTATTATTCGGTTTGCAAAAAAGAACAATTCTCGTTTCTGCATTTTTGGGCCCATAATGAATGGATGAAGTTTTTCGACCCCCGATAATAGAGTAAGGTGCCCCAGTTCTAAAGACCTCAATATGGATAGCTAAGGCATTCGCTATAAGCTCCAGCTCCAAAGTACCGAATAATGCCGGGTTGATGCGGTCTGTTAACAAAGCATCGACATATTCTTTTATTGAATTTAGCCTATAGTTTTTTACTTCAGCTATTATGAGAGCTTGTATTCTTGGGCTCTTATTTCCCCCGGACATGAGGTATGCTGCGATCGCTTGTTTTAAAAGTTTAGGATCAAGGTTCATTTTTGACCTTGCTCCCTGCAATAGGCAAACCGCCAACGCTGAAAAAAGACAGCGTTCATTATTGATATTTAAATGCATGCAATAATATTGATCTTTAATATCATCGAGCCCGCCATTTACTTTTCCAAGCTCTATCAAGCCTTTAGAGTCATTAAACTTCTTTTGTAAAACATTAGGCAGATTGGTCCAGATAGGCTCTATTAGTTTCCTTGTGTTTTCCAGAATTTGAAAAAGAGGAGAATCTTTCATATTAAAGAAAAGCGGGTTTTTAAGGGGCTCAAAGCTTGTGATTGAATTCAGTTCATCGATTTCTTGTTCTTCAACTGATTTTTCATTTTTACAAAAAGGCAAAGCTCTGTCATCGGTTGCGAATTCGTCCCATTTTTTTAAAATCATGGCGCCATAATTCTCTAAAAAAATTGCCCCTATATCACTAAGCAAGCTTTCAGCTGTTTTGAGAAGAACTCCCAATTCAGAATTTGAGGCTTTCAAGGCTTTTGCTTCTTGAAGAATCGGGTTATCATCAGAAAGCAAGGGTTCAAGTAAAAGATGTATTAGGTGGTGATGATGTTTTTTTAAGCGCTCAAGACACCATTTTGCGCCAAAAGGGTCCACGCCAAAAGGAACAAGCGTTTCTTTACGTGGCGTCCAATCATCATTATTTTTAAAAAGGATGATTTCTTTTGGTCCTTCAGGATTTTTGCTTAAATCAGGATTTTTGGTTCTAAAGGCAAGCGATGGTCTAACTGAAAGGCCATAATCATTTAACAAAAGCCTGAGATTATTACGGCAATCCCGATCCATACCGGCCTGATTGACTAGTAAAAAAGCCATGAAAGCATGAACGGCATTTAGGCTATCTTGGTGCTTCCTAAGCTCTATATCTCCGCTTATAACTGTTTCTGAGAGGAGCTTTCTACTTTTATTAAAATGAATACCGGTACGTTTAGCGAGTTCGAGAAGCGTTTTTAAAGCGTGATCAA
Above is a genomic segment from Criblamydia sequanensis CRIB-18 containing:
- a CDS encoding OTU domain-containing protein; the protein is MIHSNNQQRFQYLPFEHPNEFFNRNPGWRHAFYMAARAFDAYENPENRNNLGWEVMRVKEQNPGDSAGLVISKTVNGQLNFIQEEKQSLIVRIIRVFGVFLLNLATLGLFSLISHLINQRKIEAVSKELAFNQEFNNENVSRSLRTNASFEKMERSIQKLSQLSPMDLTESSRFTLPFEEQKAHESWMRRENLLLSEFIQDAENKRQLQLEREKEKTKSSVSNEGWVEGLYRKRDTDPTDIPGKFQDSFKSKKSIYSGKWVNDKKDMDSLLASTFDHALKTLLELAKRTGIHFNKSRKLLSETVISGDIELRKHQDSLNAVHAFMAFLLVNQAGMDRDCRNNLRLLLNDYGLSVRPSLAFRTKNPDLSKNPEGPKEIILFKNNDDWTPRKETLVPFGVDPFGAKWCLERLKKHHHHLIHLLLEPLLSDDNPILQEAKALKASNSELGVLLKTAESLLSDIGAIFLENYGAMILKKWDEFATDDRALPFCKNEKSVEEQEIDELNSITSFEPLKNPLFFNMKDSPLFQILENTRKLIEPIWTNLPNVLQKKFNDSKGLIELGKVNGGLDDIKDQYYCMHLNINNERCLFSALAVCLLQGARSKMNLDPKLLKQAIAAYLMSGGNKSPRIQALIIAEVKNYRLNSIKEYVDALLTDRINPALFGTLELELIANALAIHIEVFRTGAPYSIIGGRKTSSIHYGPKNAETRIVLFCKPNNTFYALFPMVKKPIGMVRTPEQAALQFANLYWGANNNIEYNQWSSFSYPRQSNLF